The segment TGCAGCTTGCTGCTTTCTGTTCAAGAGGAGCTCGCTGTCTACTCCACGAGTCGCCACAGCTTCGCCTACACCACTTGTATATAGACAACAATAGCGCCCAAGATTTCCCCTTCGCGTAGTTCATTGAACCTTCCAACTTCACTCCGTGGCCTGTGCTAAAGAAGCGTGTCTTAACTAATTCCTTTGAACTCATTTCACCTATTCTACCTCTCGATATCTCCTCACCTTGCACCTTTTCTTTCTTTTCCTCATCCCATGATCCTTTCCCATGTCGTGGAAGTGAGCTCCTTCGTCGCTCCTTCATTCTTCATAACGACTATAACCATGTTGCCAACCAATAAAGCAAGCACCTTCATGGACTGAGACCGTAGAAGCTCCGTTAGCACCTTAAGGCTGTCTTTATCCTGAGAACCCTCGGGAATATTCAGAGACTCGGCTAATGCTTCTAGGCCCACATTCGGAGACAGACCAAGCACCTCTCTTACCCACTCACTATCTAATAAAGCGGACTGGCTTATTATCTGAATGAGATCGGAAAGAGAGGTTATCAGTGGGAACATAAAGATAAAAGAATTAACTAAGTATCAGATCGACCAAATTGAACAAATGATAGGTCAGGATCATGTTGTTCATTGGGAATTGAAGAGGGGAGAACGAGCAGACATCGAACGATTAATTTCTATTTCTTGTTATCGTGGAATTCGTCATCAAGATGGATCACCCTTACGCGATCAACGAACTCATACTAATGCTAGGACTTGTCGCAAGCAAATTCGGAAATGAAAGAAGTCTACCGAAAGCCTTGGTACTTGTCTGATCAATCAAACTGTTCAATAGTTCACTTCAATTTTGATTGGGGGATTTCACCGGTTACTAATCCAGTATCGGTATAGTAGGCCTCCTTGGCCACTCCACTAGTGGCTCGGCTTCGTCCTAGAAGCTACTGCTTCCGCCTCTCTAGGCTTCGCTATCGCTCATGACTGGTATATGGATCTCTCTATGTAGTGGTCGGCCTTCTAGAAGCTTCGCCAGAAGCGACTAGTCGCTTCCCGAATGCCCCTTTCCTTGCCGCCAAACCACTAGGAGAGTCAGCAAGCTAGCTTGCTCGCAAAACTTCCATTTGTCCATATTTCGAGAAATAGTATCTCTTTGTTACCATTttcataagaatgaatactatgatTCGCATTTCGAACAGGCATGAATACAGGATCTATAGGATAACTTCCATCTTGATAGGTATTTGGCGCTTTTATAAGATATCTGCGATTCTTCTCGATCTGTAATCCAATAACCAACTCAATGGGTTCCGTCAAGCTAGCTATATGCTGTGTATTATCGAGGATTTCTACATAAGGCGGTAAGATGATATCTTGAGCAGTTACATATCCGGGGCCCCTGACACAAATAGACGCCTCACAAGTTCCATAGAGATTACTTCTCAATACGATttcttttaaattcattaaaatttcatgtactgattcttgaataCCCATTATGGTAGAATATTCGTGTGATATTTTCTCAGATTTTGCGCATGTGATACATGTTCCTTTGATTTCTCCAAGCAAAGCTCTTCGCATAGCAATGCCTATTGTGTCTGCTTGACCTTTCATAAGCGGAGACAGAATAAAGCACCCATAAAGAAGACGTTTAATGTCTGCTGCTGATTCAACACACTTCCACTGTAGTGTCCGAGTAGATACAGTTATTTTCTCTCGAaccataataatattatttgatcagATCATTGAATCATTtatttctcttgtttctcttcctttGTTTCTCTTGCTATTGAAATATCTTCAATTTTTATTTCTACACACGTATTTTTTTCGGGGGTCTACAACCATTATGTGGCATAGGGGTTACATCCCGTACGAAAGTTAAT is part of the Lactuca sativa cultivar Salinas chromosome 7, Lsat_Salinas_v11, whole genome shotgun sequence genome and harbors:
- the LOC122194916 gene encoding DNA-directed RNA polymerase subunit alpha, producing the protein MVREKITVSTRTLQWKCVESAADIKRLLYGCFILSPLMKGQADTIGIAMRRALLGEIKGTCITCAKSEKISHEYSTIMGIQESVHEILMNLKEIVLRSNLYGTCEASICVRGPGYVTAQDIILPPYVEILDNTQHIASLTEPIELVIGLQIEKNRRYLIKAPNTYQDGSYPIDPVFMPVRNANHSIHSYENGNKEILFLEIWTNGSFASKLAC